A stretch of Gorilla gorilla gorilla isolate KB3781 chromosome 9, NHGRI_mGorGor1-v2.1_pri, whole genome shotgun sequence DNA encodes these proteins:
- the TRIM29 gene encoding tripartite motif-containing protein 29 isoform X4 has translation MTELSLQKEQLQLKIIEIEDEAEKWQKEKDRIKSFTTNEKAILEQNFRDLVRDLEKQKEEVRAALEQREQDAVDQVKVIMDALDERAKVLHEDKQTREQLHSISDSVLFLQEFGALMSNYSLPPPLPTYHVLLEGEGLGQSLGNFKDDLLNVCMRHVEKMCKADLSRNFIERNHMENGGDHRYVNNYTNSFGGEWSAPDTMKRYSMYLTPKGGVRTSYQPSSPGRFTKETTQKNFNNLYGTKGNYTSRVWEYSSSIQSSDNDLPVVQGSSSFSLKGYPSLMRSQSPKAQPQTWKSGKQTMLSHYRPFYVNKGNGIGSNEAP, from the exons ATG ACGGAGCTGTCACTGCAAAAGGAGCAGCTGCAGCTCAAGATCATTGAGATTGAGGATGAAGCTGAGAagtggcagaaggagaaggaccGCATCAAG AGCTTCACCACCAATGAGAAGGCCATCCTGGAGCAGAACTTCCGGGACCTGGTGCGGGACCTGGAGAAGCAAAAGGAGGAAGTGAGGGCTGCGCTGGAGCAGCGGGAGCAGGATGCTGTGGACCAAGTGAAGGTGATCATGGATGCTCTGGATGAGAGAGCCAAGGTGCTGCATGAGGACAAGCAGACCCGGGAGCAGCTGCATAGCATCAGCGACTCTGTGTTGTTTCTGCAG GAATTTGGTGCATTGATGAGCAATtactctctccccccacccctgcccacctaTCATGTCCTGCTGGAGGGGGAGGGCCTGGGACAGTCACTAGGCAACTTCAAGGACGACCTGCTCAATGTATGCATGCGCCACGTTGAGAAGATGTGCAAGGCGGACCTGAGCCGCAACTTCATTGAGAGGAACCACATGGAGAACG GTGGTGACCATCGCTATGTGAACAACTACACCAACAGCTTCGGGGGTGAGTGGAGTGCACCGGACACCATGAAGAGATACTCCATGTACCTGACACCCAAAG GTGGGGTCCGGACATCATACCAGCCCTCGTCTCCTGGCCGCTTCACCAAGGAGACCACCCAGAAGAATTTCAACAATCTCTATGGCACCAAAG GTAACTACACCTCCCGGGTCTGGGAGTACTCCTCCAGCATTCAGAGCTCTGACAATGACCTGCCTGTTGTCCAAGGCAGCTCCTCCTTCTCCCTGAAAG GCTATCCCTCCCTCATGCGGAGCCAAAGCCCCAAGGCCCAGCCCCAGACTTGGAAATCTGGCAAGCAGACTATGCTG TCTCACTACCGGCCATTCTATGTCAACAAAGGCAACGGGATTGGGTCCAACGAAGCCCCATGA